GCGATCAGGGCGGTTTCGGACGCGATCCGCCGGAACAAGGCCGGCCTTTCGGATATCGCCAAACCGCTCGGTACCTTTATGTTCATCGGGCCCACCGGTGTCGGAAAGACGGAACTCGCGAAAACACTCGCAGAGTTTCTCTTTGATGACGAAAAGGCCCTGACCCGGATCGATATGAGTGAATACATGGAAAAACATACCGTCTCCCGGTTGATCGGAGCGCCCCCCGGATATGTCGGATACGAGGAAGGGGGCCAGCTTACGGAGGCGGTCAGACGCAGACCGTATTCGGTGGTACTCTTCGACGAGATCGAAAAGGCGCATGCCGATGTCTTCAATGTACTTCTCCAGCTTCTCGACGAAGGAAGGCTCACCGACGGCCAGGGACGTATCGTCGATTTCAAAAACAGTATCATCATTATGACGAGTAATATCGGAAGCGATCTTATCCAGGCTGCGAAGAATATCGATGAGGTCAAGGCCGATATCGACACCCTTCTCAAAGCAACGTTCAAGCCGGAGTTTTTGAACAGGATCGACGAGACGATCACCTTCAAGCGTCTCGGTAAAAAGGAAATACTATCCATCGTCGATATCCAGATCGGATATCTCAGAGAACGCCTCAAAGAAAAAAAGATGACCATCGAAGTGAGTGACGATGCAAAAGCCTATCTCGCCGAGATCGGGTATGATCCGCAATTCGGTGCGCGTCCGCTGAAACGGACGATTCAGAACCTGATCCAGAATCCCCTGGCTAAACAGATTCTCGCCGGGAACATCAACGAGGGGGATGCGGTTATCGTCGGAAAGGCAAAGGACGGCCTCGCGTTCAGGAAGAAGAAATCATAACGGATGCTCACGGCGAACAATGGGCGGCATATATGCGGAATTTTCCTCGAGTGGTATCGGCGGGATGTCTCGTCATTATGGAGACGGCCGGTCGGGGCAATTATCCGGATCGACAAAAGATGCGATCGGGGGCGTTGATGGCGGCACGGAGATTGTTGCAGGCGGCTTTCTTTTCAGCCGCCGTCTTTATCCTGGTTTTTTCCCTTATACCGAAAATTATCATCAATCCGCC
The nucleotide sequence above comes from Spirochaetales bacterium. Encoded proteins:
- a CDS encoding AAA family ATPase; translation: AIRAVSDAIRRNKAGLSDIAKPLGTFMFIGPTGVGKTELAKTLAEFLFDDEKALTRIDMSEYMEKHTVSRLIGAPPGYVGYEEGGQLTEAVRRRPYSVVLFDEIEKAHADVFNVLLQLLDEGRLTDGQGRIVDFKNSIIIMTSNIGSDLIQAAKNIDEVKADIDTLLKATFKPEFLNRIDETITFKRLGKKEILSIVDIQIGYLRERLKEKKMTIEVSDDAKAYLAEIGYDPQFGARPLKRTIQNLIQNPLAKQILAGNINEGDAVIVGKAKDGLAFRKKKS